One genomic segment of Mytilus galloprovincialis chromosome 5, xbMytGall1.hap1.1, whole genome shotgun sequence includes these proteins:
- the LOC143074245 gene encoding uncharacterized protein LOC143074245 — protein MENWMKTQLAQVVHELRGDINTGNINLQRIISELKDEMENGMKTQLAQVVHELKGDINTGNINLQRTISELKNANKDHISHETVYESADKRSDEKDVKQNVNEKKDSEHGNLNGGKKLETLETSLNMIHEIGGEVNSEIKGQIYHRTVNESVVKRSDDRQIENDKKYNEYGNLTDDKNEGAPKTLSLTQLTKMAGELRGKTKSEHMQISRMRTELMDENDYYGNENELQEMEIELEELGLTPTASSVIAKLCLDPTNWSPISPRQNSHSHQIIPEKRKLKRRNSTEVIKDIKMPKFNESTIKTEKTET, from the exons ATGGAAAATTGGATGAAAACGCAGTTGGCACAAGTG gtACATGAATTAAGAGGAGATATAAACACTGGGAATATCAATTTGCAAAGAATTATTTCAGAATTAAAGGATG AAATGGAAAATGGGATGAAAACGCAGTTGGCACAAGTG gtACATGAACTAAAAGGAGATATAAACACTGGGAATATCAATTTGCAAAGAACTATTTCAGAATTAAAGAATG CTAACAAAGACCATATATCTCATGAAACAGTATATGAAAGTGCTGACAAAAGATCTGATGAGAAAGACGTTAAGCAAAACGTAAATGAAAAGAAAGATAGTGAACATGGCAATCTGAATGGTGGCAAAAAATTAGAAACACTTGAGACGTCATTAAACATG aTACATGAAATAGGAGGAGAAGTAAACAGTGAGATTAAAGGCCAGATATATCATCGAACCGTGAACGAAAGTGTTGTCAAAAGATCTGATGATAGACAAATCgaaaatgataagaaatataaTGAATATGGCAATCTGACTGATGACAAAAATGAAGGCGCACCTAAGACATTAAGTTTAACACAGTTGACAAAGATG GCAGGTGAATTAAGAGGCAAAACAAAAAGTGAGCATATGCAAATAAGTAGAATGCGCACAGAACTTATGGATGAAAATGATTATTATGGTAATGAGAATGAATTGCAAGAGATGGAAATAGAACTCGAAGAGTTAGGATTAACCCCTACAGCATCTTCAG TTATTGCCAAGCTCTGCCTTGACCCCACCAATTGGTCACCAATTTCGCCCAGGCAGAACAGTCACTCGCATCAAATTATACCAGAAAAAAGGAAACTAAAAA GAAGAAATTCAACAGAGGTTATAAAAGATATTAAAA TGCCAAAGTTTAACGAAAGCACTATCAAAACAGAAAAGACAGAAACTTAA